From Rhododendron vialii isolate Sample 1 chromosome 10a, ASM3025357v1, the proteins below share one genomic window:
- the LOC131304610 gene encoding transcription factor CYCLOIDEA-like encodes MFSSTNNAYLCPRLSPPPPFLGADATDFFLQYHSDLLLTDTLFGMVVSSKSPARNQEASEPVEQSFGPKSVPPKRKKAAKKHKHSKISTAQGLRDRRVRLSIETARKFFDLQDMLGFEKASKTIDWLLKNSNTEIKDLLNKAKDGSSGGAKRSTLTSTAPGCEVASAGAFEGTKMKELEINTGGKGKKVKLQRDRAAFDERYLASRQSRARARERARERTREKKILRSNLKGSPISSDEQKKILEDNFEFVPSFGRPATSTANGNIV; translated from the exons ATGTTCTCTTCAACCAACAATGCATACCTTTGCCCAcgcctctctcctcctcctccctttctcGGCGCTGATGCCACCGATTTCTTCCTCCAGTACCACTCGGATCTACTCCTGACCGATACCCTTTTCGGCATGGTGGTTTCGAGCAAGTCTCCGGCGAGAAACCAAGAAGCCAGCGAACCCGTCGAACAAAGTTTTGGTCCGAAGAGCGTGCCGCCGAAGAGGAAGAAGGCCGCGAAGAAGCACAAGCACAGCAAGATTTCCACGGCTCAAGGGCTGAGGGATCGGAGAGTGAGGCTGTCGATTGAGACGGCTCGCAAGTTCTTCGATCTCCAGGACATGCTAGGGTTCGAGAAAGCAAGCAAAACCATTGATTGGTTGCTAAAGAACTCAAATACAGAGATCAAGGACCTGCTGAACAAGGCGAAGGATGGCTCAAGTGGTGGTGCAAAGAGGAGTACTCTGACTTCTACTGCCCCTGGATGTGAAGTGGCATCAGCAGGAGCCTTTGAGGGTACCAAGATGAAGGAACTGGAGATCAATACTGGTGGCAAGGGCAAAAAGGTCAAGTTACAGAGAGATAGGGCTGCATTTGATGAGAGATATCTTGCTTCAAGACAGTCTAGGGCAAGGGCAAGAGAGAGAGCCAGGGAAAGAACAAGAGAGAAGAAGATCTTGAGATCCAATTTGAAGGGATCTCCAATTTCCAGTGATGAGCAAAAAAAGATTTTAGAAGAT AATTTCGAGTTTGTACCAAGCTTTGGAAGGCCTGCAACATCTACAGCCAATGGTAACATAGTTTAA